From Aurantimicrobium sp. INA4, one genomic window encodes:
- a CDS encoding phosphocholine cytidylyltransferase family protein yields MTTQVVILAAGMGSRLGRSLPKPLTELSDGRTIMQQQMENIRHAFGNDAHITVVVGYKLEHIIEAFPDVNFVYNEQYDTTNTSKSLMRALRASSNGGVLWMNGDVVFDPAALVRASELIVRDQSFVSVNTSSVSDEEVKYTTTAEGYINELSKTVKNGLGEAVGINYISAKDKPVLLHHLTKVNDQDYFERGLELAIEKDRLLVEPMDISDLYAVEIDFAEDLERANLFV; encoded by the coding sequence GTGACTACACAGGTAGTAATTCTTGCCGCTGGCATGGGTAGCCGTCTTGGCCGCTCGCTGCCTAAGCCGCTGACTGAACTCAGCGACGGCCGCACCATCATGCAGCAGCAGATGGAAAACATTCGTCACGCTTTTGGGAACGACGCACACATCACTGTTGTTGTTGGTTACAAGCTTGAGCACATCATCGAGGCTTTCCCTGACGTGAACTTCGTCTACAACGAGCAATACGACACCACCAACACCTCGAAGTCCCTCATGCGTGCTCTGCGTGCATCTAGCAACGGTGGCGTGCTGTGGATGAACGGCGACGTTGTTTTCGATCCAGCTGCTCTCGTGCGTGCGTCTGAACTCATTGTGCGCGACCAGTCTTTTGTGTCGGTGAACACTTCTTCCGTCTCCGACGAAGAGGTCAAGTACACCACCACAGCTGAGGGCTACATCAACGAGTTATCTAAGACCGTCAAGAATGGTCTCGGAGAAGCCGTCGGTATCAACTACATCTCTGCAAAGGACAAGCCCGTTCTGCTGCACCACCTCACCAAGGTCAACGACCAGGACTATTTTGAGCGTGGACTTGAACTGGCTATCGAAAAGGATCGCCTCCTTGTTGAGCCCATGGACATCTCTGACCTCTACGCAGTCGAAATTGACTTTGCAGAGGATCTAGAGCGCGCCAACCTCTTCGTCTAA
- a CDS encoding DUF3039 domain-containing protein, with the protein MSSTFPDGTPLETGGGTATLDRELEELLRNEQLDEGDHDRFAHYVKKNDIMKSALSGKPVRALCGKKWTPGRDPEKFPVCQTCKEIYEKLKDD; encoded by the coding sequence ATGAGCTCGACATTTCCTGACGGCACACCCTTGGAGACCGGTGGTGGCACGGCCACCCTTGACCGTGAACTCGAAGAGCTGCTGCGTAACGAGCAATTGGATGAAGGCGATCACGATCGTTTCGCTCATTATGTGAAGAAGAACGACATCATGAAGTCCGCCCTCTCAGGAAAGCCAGTTCGCGCACTGTGTGGAAAAAAATGGACGCCTGGACGCGACCCAGAGAAGTTCCCCGTGTGCCAAACCTGCAAAGAGATTTACGAAAAGCTCAAAGATGACTAG
- the murI gene encoding glutamate racemase, with the protein MTSGRFNRNAPIGIFDSGVGGLTVARAIRDSLPHESITYIGDTAHSPYGTKSIADVRTYALDVMDGLVEQGVKMLVIACNTASAAMLRDARERYDVPVVEVIQPAVRGALAATRNNRIGVIGTTATITSRAYNDAFAAAPHLELFTQAAPKFVEFVEAGQTSGADVLRVAREYLQPLITANIDTLVLGCTHYPFLRGAISYVMGDHVRLVSSDNETAKDVYRELVTRELDRIDPTAPTYIYEATGDNTAEFLRLSSLFLGPQVVSVDYTPTGAINLPLN; encoded by the coding sequence ATGACTAGCGGCCGGTTCAACCGCAATGCACCTATCGGCATTTTTGACTCTGGTGTGGGCGGCCTCACAGTAGCGAGGGCCATTCGTGATTCACTCCCACACGAATCAATCACCTACATCGGCGACACCGCCCATTCGCCTTACGGCACCAAAAGCATCGCTGATGTGCGCACCTACGCACTCGATGTCATGGACGGGCTGGTCGAGCAGGGTGTCAAAATGCTTGTCATTGCGTGTAATACAGCCAGCGCGGCCATGCTGCGTGATGCACGCGAACGCTACGACGTACCCGTGGTTGAAGTTATTCAGCCCGCTGTTCGTGGAGCGCTCGCTGCCACACGAAACAACCGCATTGGTGTGATTGGCACAACAGCAACCATCACCTCCAGGGCATACAACGATGCCTTTGCTGCCGCTCCCCATTTGGAACTCTTCACTCAGGCAGCCCCCAAATTTGTGGAATTTGTCGAAGCAGGACAAACCAGCGGGGCAGATGTCCTGAGAGTTGCAAGGGAATACCTGCAGCCCTTAATCACCGCCAACATTGACACCCTTGTACTCGGCTGCACACACTACCCCTTCCTTCGAGGAGCAATCTCTTACGTCATGGGAGATCATGTTCGACTGGTCTCCAGTGATAACGAAACAGCCAAGGACGTCTACCGGGAATTGGTCACCAGAGAATTAGACCGCATCGATCCCACTGCGCCCACCTACATTTATGAAGCAACTGGCGATAACACAGCTGAGTTTCTTCGCTTATCGTCACTCTTTTTGGGTCCCCAGGTTGTTTCTGTGGATTACACCCCAACTGGGGCTATCAATCTTCCCCTCAACTAA
- the rph gene encoding ribonuclease PH gives MSENITRADGRAVDQLREITIERGWSEQAEGSALISFGKTKVLCTASFTSGVPRWMTGSGKGWVTAEYAMIPRSTNSRMDREAVKGKIGGRTHEISRLIGRSLRAVVNTKALGENTIVIDCDVLQADGGTRTAAITGAYVALAEAIAWGKSQKLIPASAEPLIDSVSAVSVGIIDGVPMLDLAYVEDVRAETDMNVVVTGRGLFVEVQGTAEGAPFDRNELNSLLDLAVAGAQDLTNFQRQALA, from the coding sequence ATGTCTGAGAACATCACCCGTGCTGACGGCCGTGCCGTCGACCAACTTCGTGAGATCACCATCGAGCGTGGCTGGAGTGAACAAGCAGAAGGCTCAGCACTGATTTCCTTTGGAAAAACCAAGGTTCTGTGCACCGCCTCATTCACCAGTGGTGTTCCCCGCTGGATGACAGGATCCGGTAAAGGCTGGGTGACAGCCGAATATGCGATGATTCCACGCTCAACCAACTCACGCATGGATCGTGAAGCAGTCAAAGGCAAGATTGGTGGGCGCACCCACGAAATCTCTCGCCTCATCGGCCGCTCACTGCGCGCAGTGGTCAACACCAAAGCACTCGGTGAAAACACCATCGTGATCGACTGTGATGTTCTCCAAGCTGATGGGGGAACCCGAACCGCTGCAATCACCGGCGCCTATGTTGCGCTCGCCGAGGCTATTGCGTGGGGTAAATCACAAAAACTCATTCCAGCCTCTGCAGAACCACTGATCGACAGTGTTTCGGCCGTATCGGTCGGAATTATTGACGGTGTGCCCATGCTAGATCTTGCCTATGTTGAGGATGTCCGCGCGGAGACCGACATGAATGTCGTTGTCACCGGTCGCGGACTCTTTGTTGAAGTTCAAGGAACTGCTGAGGGCGCTCCTTTCGACCGCAACGAGCTGAACTCGTTGCTGGATCTCGCCGTTGCTGGGGCACAAGACCTCACCAACTTCCAGCGACAAGCACTTGCCTAG
- the rdgB gene encoding RdgB/HAM1 family non-canonical purine NTP pyrophosphatase, producing MNTFVLATHNLHKIEEFNAILGSLVPGITVIGYDGPEPIEDGVSFAENALIKARAAAAHTGLPSLSDDSGICVDVLGGAPGIFSARWAGSAKDNAANVQLLLDQLSDVRDEDRSAHFQCTIAVVNPVTNEEYVVEGKWPGRIAREVHGVNGFGYDPIFIPEGYEVTAAILDPDEKNQLSHRSRALRALADRLSS from the coding sequence ATGAACACCTTCGTGTTGGCTACCCACAATCTGCACAAGATTGAGGAATTCAATGCCATCCTGGGCTCACTTGTTCCCGGCATTACGGTGATTGGCTATGACGGGCCTGAGCCCATCGAAGATGGTGTGAGCTTTGCCGAGAACGCGCTTATTAAAGCGCGTGCAGCGGCCGCTCACACAGGACTACCGTCCCTCTCGGATGACTCCGGTATCTGTGTCGATGTTTTAGGCGGTGCCCCAGGAATCTTTTCTGCCCGCTGGGCAGGATCTGCCAAAGACAATGCTGCGAATGTTCAACTCCTACTGGATCAACTCAGTGATGTCAGAGATGAAGACCGCAGTGCGCACTTCCAATGCACCATTGCTGTGGTGAACCCTGTGACCAATGAGGAATATGTGGTCGAGGGGAAGTGGCCAGGGAGAATTGCCCGTGAGGTTCACGGAGTAAACGGTTTTGGTTATGACCCCATTTTTATCCCTGAAGGATACGAAGTCACTGCAGCAATTTTGGATCCCGATGAGAAGAATCAATTAAGCCATCGTTCTCGCGCTTTACGGGCCTTGGCTGACAGACTGAGCTCATGA
- a CDS encoding SDR family NAD(P)-dependent oxidoreductase encodes MTDLAGKRILVTGGTGALGSRIARQLSGAGAQVVLTGRNGAKLQELGISSELFTLDLALPGAAESLVNTVTSAGQLDGIVIAHGLVAFGPVSELEVGTLSTLVAVNETSAIELIRAAIPALVSAKAAGSDPFIVTISGVIADMPTAGMAAYGASKAGLKAFVSAAQRELRREGIRIVDTRPPHTETGLATRAIAGVAPTMPEGLSPDAVATRIVTAITADEKDVPADAFS; translated from the coding sequence ATGACTGATCTAGCAGGTAAGCGTATTCTCGTCACCGGTGGAACCGGTGCGCTCGGCTCCCGTATTGCGCGTCAACTTTCTGGAGCTGGTGCTCAGGTTGTTCTCACGGGACGTAACGGCGCAAAGCTCCAGGAACTTGGTATCTCGAGCGAGCTCTTCACGCTTGATCTGGCGCTGCCCGGGGCAGCGGAATCCCTGGTGAATACAGTCACCTCTGCAGGCCAGCTGGATGGAATTGTGATTGCTCACGGCTTGGTAGCGTTTGGACCTGTTTCCGAACTCGAGGTGGGAACACTGAGCACCCTGGTTGCTGTGAATGAGACCAGCGCAATTGAGCTTATTCGAGCAGCTATCCCCGCCTTAGTTTCTGCCAAGGCAGCTGGGAGCGATCCTTTCATTGTCACCATCTCTGGAGTGATTGCAGATATGCCTACGGCCGGTATGGCCGCATATGGTGCCAGCAAAGCAGGATTAAAGGCCTTTGTCAGCGCAGCACAGCGAGAATTACGTCGTGAAGGTATTCGCATTGTTGACACGCGTCCGCCTCACACCGAGACAGGTCTTGCCACCCGAGCAATCGCCGGTGTTGCACCGACAATGCCAGAGGGACTCTCACCAGATGCTGTTGCAACTCGTATTGTCACCGCGATTACAGCAGATGAAAAGGATGTCCCCGCGGACGCTTTCAGCTAA
- a CDS encoding asparaginase, whose protein sequence is MAETGSVATSEELAVLVRNDFIESRHAGSVVVVNPQGDVIFSKGDPSALVFPRSAMKLFQAMGIFSTGINLSPEHTALATSSHTGSAAHVEMVREVLSLGGFTEADLRCATEWPVNKEMLKQVYKADGSALPIYHCCSGKHAAMLLACQAEGWPTDNYTDPSHPLQLRILEAVEYLTGETVPATAVDGCGAPVHAMPLVALARGVARMRSANETAPMNIASSAQKLFSSMIEHPWVVGDHGEPDTLIMEELGFAAKSGYEGVFLVSTPDGTTVATKILDGNLRTAPIVALQALMRAGALEQSALDALTPRLHTEVYGGGKVVGQLKTTF, encoded by the coding sequence ATGGCAGAAACTGGCAGCGTCGCCACATCCGAAGAATTAGCCGTTCTCGTTCGTAACGACTTCATTGAATCTCGTCACGCAGGAAGCGTGGTTGTGGTCAATCCACAGGGCGATGTCATCTTCAGTAAAGGCGACCCCTCTGCGCTTGTGTTCCCTCGCTCTGCCATGAAGTTGTTCCAGGCAATGGGTATCTTCTCGACCGGGATTAATCTCTCTCCCGAGCACACCGCTCTAGCCACTTCTAGCCACACTGGTTCGGCAGCACATGTGGAGATGGTGCGTGAAGTATTGAGCCTGGGCGGTTTCACTGAAGCTGATCTGCGTTGTGCCACAGAATGGCCAGTCAACAAAGAGATGCTTAAGCAGGTTTACAAAGCTGATGGATCGGCTCTTCCGATTTATCACTGCTGTTCAGGTAAGCACGCGGCGATGTTGCTGGCGTGCCAGGCCGAAGGCTGGCCTACTGACAACTACACCGATCCAAGCCACCCTCTTCAACTCCGCATTCTGGAAGCGGTGGAATACCTCACGGGTGAGACTGTTCCAGCCACCGCCGTTGACGGTTGTGGTGCTCCCGTCCACGCCATGCCCTTGGTTGCCCTTGCTCGTGGTGTGGCCAGGATGCGTTCGGCGAATGAAACCGCTCCAATGAACATCGCTTCCTCTGCACAGAAACTGTTCTCTTCAATGATCGAGCACCCGTGGGTTGTCGGAGACCACGGTGAGCCTGACACACTCATCATGGAAGAACTCGGCTTTGCCGCGAAGTCAGGTTACGAAGGTGTGTTCCTTGTTTCCACACCAGATGGAACAACAGTGGCGACGAAGATTCTTGATGGAAACCTGCGCACAGCACCTATTGTTGCCCTACAGGCTCTGATGCGTGCGGGTGCTCTCGAACAAAGCGCTCTTGATGCACTCACCCCACGCTTGCACACCGAGGTTTATGGCGGCGGCAAAGTTGTGGGACAGCTGAAAACAACCTTTTAG
- the gabT gene encoding 4-aminobutyrate--2-oxoglutarate transaminase — translation MTNTSAPAATVVTQERKVVTAIPGPKSQEMMKRRNAVVSAGVGAALPVFIENAHGSIVVDVDGNQFIDFAAGIGVTTVGHSNDGVVAAVAEQAGHYTHLCFTVTPYEGYVAVAEQLIKHTPGNHDKRVMLANSGAEAVENAVKFARKFTGKNGVGVIDHAYHGRTNLTMGMNFKNAPYGTGFGPLGNSVFRAPSSYPFHDGLSGAEAAKRTLSYFEKIVGAEDLACIFMEPIQGEGGFVVPADGYLAAIQEWCTANNVVFVADEVQSGIARTGDYFATTNMGVIPDMMTVAKGIAGGMPLSAVVGRADIMDSVHVGGMGGTYGGNPVACAAALSVFEQLEDGKLFAEAKRIEKTLGGGLRQLQEKYPVIGDVRGRGAMLAIELVQPGTKDPNPDAVKKVIAYGAQNGLLLLSAGSYYNVLRFLPAVTTSDALLEDALSVLDEALASL, via the coding sequence ATGACGAACACTTCTGCCCCCGCCGCGACCGTTGTTACACAGGAACGCAAGGTTGTCACTGCAATCCCTGGACCCAAGTCACAAGAAATGATGAAGCGACGTAACGCTGTTGTTTCTGCAGGTGTGGGTGCCGCACTTCCCGTGTTCATTGAGAACGCACACGGCTCCATCGTGGTTGATGTGGACGGTAACCAGTTCATCGACTTTGCAGCAGGTATAGGCGTGACCACCGTGGGACATAGCAACGATGGTGTGGTTGCGGCAGTTGCCGAACAGGCCGGTCACTACACCCACCTGTGCTTCACCGTGACCCCCTACGAAGGTTATGTTGCAGTAGCTGAGCAGCTCATCAAGCACACTCCCGGTAACCACGACAAGCGCGTCATGCTTGCCAACTCTGGTGCCGAGGCAGTAGAAAACGCCGTCAAGTTTGCCCGCAAGTTCACAGGCAAGAACGGTGTGGGCGTTATCGACCACGCCTACCACGGTCGTACCAACCTGACCATGGGTATGAACTTCAAGAACGCCCCTTACGGAACCGGATTTGGTCCACTTGGAAACTCTGTATTCCGAGCTCCCAGTTCCTACCCTTTCCACGACGGGCTTAGCGGAGCTGAAGCCGCCAAGCGCACCCTCTCCTATTTCGAAAAGATTGTCGGCGCTGAGGATCTCGCTTGTATCTTCATGGAACCTATTCAAGGTGAAGGTGGGTTCGTTGTTCCAGCCGATGGCTATCTTGCAGCTATCCAGGAATGGTGCACCGCGAACAATGTTGTCTTCGTAGCTGATGAAGTTCAGAGCGGTATTGCTCGAACCGGTGACTACTTCGCCACCACAAATATGGGCGTCATTCCCGACATGATGACCGTTGCCAAGGGCATTGCTGGCGGAATGCCACTGTCTGCTGTCGTTGGCCGCGCAGACATCATGGATTCTGTTCACGTGGGCGGTATGGGTGGAACCTATGGTGGTAACCCTGTGGCATGTGCAGCAGCACTATCTGTATTCGAACAGCTCGAAGACGGAAAACTCTTTGCTGAAGCCAAGCGCATTGAAAAGACTCTGGGTGGTGGCCTGCGTCAGCTGCAGGAAAAGTACCCCGTGATTGGTGATGTCCGTGGACGCGGCGCAATGCTCGCTATCGAGCTTGTCCAGCCAGGCACGAAGGACCCCAACCCTGATGCAGTCAAGAAAGTTATTGCCTATGGCGCCCAGAACGGTCTGCTTTTGCTCAGTGCAGGAAGCTACTACAACGTGCTGCGCTTCCTTCCCGCTGTGACCACCAGTGATGCACTTCTCGAAGATGCACTGAGCGTCCTCGATGAAGCACTGGCGTCGCTTTAA
- the dxr gene encoding 1-deoxy-D-xylulose-5-phosphate reductoisomerase → MRRVLILGSSGSIGTQALDVIRANRDRFEVVGLSVGSNREVLHHQATEFGVSNIAIGHEEAEQLVRSLDADVVLNGITGSVGLGPTLAALETGKTLALANKESLIVGGTLVTDLAKPGQIVPVDSEHSAIAQALVSGTHAEVRRLVLTASGGPFRGRSRESLVSVTPQEALAHPTWDMGLVVTTNSSTLVNKGLEVIEAHLLFDIPFDRIDVTVHPQSIVHSMVEFVDGSTIAQASPPDMRLPISLGLDWPHRVAGVGEPLDWTKAQSWTFEPLDEEAFPAVWLAKQVGTAGSTFPAVFNAANEQAVMAFHAGKIGYLDILTTIQRVVDEHTPASGALTREAVLEAERWARQRADEVIGS, encoded by the coding sequence ATGCGTCGCGTCCTCATTCTTGGCTCCTCAGGTTCTATCGGAACTCAGGCGTTGGACGTGATTCGTGCCAACCGTGACCGTTTCGAAGTTGTCGGACTTTCCGTTGGGTCAAATCGCGAAGTTCTTCACCACCAAGCCACCGAGTTCGGTGTCAGTAACATTGCCATCGGCCACGAAGAAGCTGAACAACTTGTTCGCAGTCTTGATGCTGATGTCGTCCTCAACGGTATTACCGGATCTGTAGGTCTAGGTCCTACTCTCGCGGCGCTAGAAACAGGGAAAACGCTTGCGCTGGCCAACAAAGAAAGCCTCATTGTCGGTGGCACTCTCGTTACCGACCTCGCCAAGCCAGGCCAGATAGTTCCAGTTGACTCAGAGCATTCCGCAATCGCCCAGGCACTCGTCTCCGGAACGCACGCCGAAGTTCGACGCCTAGTCTTGACCGCTTCCGGTGGCCCTTTCAGGGGACGTAGCCGTGAATCCTTAGTTTCGGTCACGCCCCAGGAAGCCCTTGCTCACCCCACGTGGGATATGGGTCTTGTTGTGACGACGAATTCGTCAACGTTGGTGAATAAAGGTCTTGAGGTTATCGAAGCCCATCTGCTGTTTGACATTCCTTTCGATCGAATAGATGTCACGGTTCACCCACAGTCGATCGTGCACTCCATGGTGGAGTTTGTGGACGGTTCAACCATCGCTCAAGCATCTCCGCCTGATATGCGTCTGCCTATTTCCTTGGGGTTGGACTGGCCACACCGTGTTGCTGGTGTTGGCGAACCTTTGGACTGGACAAAAGCACAATCCTGGACTTTTGAACCGTTAGATGAAGAAGCATTCCCCGCGGTCTGGTTAGCAAAACAGGTTGGAACTGCTGGGTCAACTTTCCCGGCAGTTTTCAATGCCGCTAATGAGCAAGCAGTCATGGCTTTCCACGCAGGCAAAATTGGCTACTTGGATATCCTCACGACGATTCAGCGCGTCGTTGATGAACACACTCCCGCATCCGGGGCACTGACACGTGAAGCAGTCCTTGAAGCAGAGCGCTGGGCTCGTCAGCGTGCTGATGAAGTCATTGGTTCCTGA
- a CDS encoding M50 family metallopeptidase, producing MDTFWLYFLGVVIFAVGLAVSIGLHEIGHLLPAKLFGVRVGQYMIGFGPTLFSRKVGETEYGLKAIPLGGYISMAGMYPPGDEPVDSKNRVRRLFGKLVQDARQASDESMVDLDKSRAFYNLPVWKRIIIMVGGPFMNLVLAFVLFAILVVGYGQPAPTTQVATITQCVTAEGDPAECSDSTVEAPGVTAGLQAGDTILSINGQKVTNWNEGTEVIRSSAGETLTVVVDRDGQEVSLSVVPVLAERTKVDDLGNPVLDSSGQPVVEEVGFVGISPDYAMTPGSITEVFPMMGENIAGVTNMILHLPQRMVDVANAAFGPEERDINGPIGIVGVGRVAGEVASTNMVDDTAKGATLIGILASLNIALFVFNMVPLLPLDGGHIAGALYEAARRKIAQIRKRPDPGPFDTAKLMPLTLLVVILLASMSALLLYADIFKPVSIFG from the coding sequence ATGGATACTTTCTGGCTTTACTTCCTCGGCGTCGTCATCTTTGCAGTTGGACTGGCGGTCTCCATCGGTCTGCATGAAATCGGGCACCTTCTGCCTGCCAAACTCTTTGGCGTGAGGGTAGGCCAGTACATGATTGGCTTCGGTCCCACCCTGTTTTCTCGCAAAGTTGGCGAAACTGAATACGGCCTCAAGGCCATTCCTTTGGGCGGTTACATCTCGATGGCAGGTATGTATCCTCCCGGAGATGAACCCGTAGATTCAAAGAATCGTGTGCGTCGACTGTTTGGAAAGCTCGTTCAGGACGCACGTCAAGCCAGTGATGAATCCATGGTTGATCTGGATAAGTCTCGAGCTTTCTACAACCTTCCCGTCTGGAAACGCATCATCATCATGGTGGGTGGCCCTTTTATGAACCTGGTGCTCGCATTCGTGTTGTTTGCGATCTTGGTGGTTGGATACGGGCAACCAGCCCCCACTACTCAAGTTGCCACCATCACGCAGTGCGTTACAGCTGAGGGTGATCCCGCCGAATGCTCCGACTCAACAGTGGAGGCTCCGGGTGTAACAGCTGGTCTTCAAGCAGGCGACACGATTCTTTCCATCAATGGTCAAAAGGTGACCAACTGGAATGAAGGAACTGAGGTAATTCGCTCTTCTGCCGGCGAAACCCTCACCGTAGTTGTCGACCGAGACGGCCAAGAAGTTTCCCTCAGCGTTGTTCCCGTTCTAGCTGAGCGCACCAAAGTTGATGACCTAGGAAACCCTGTGCTGGATTCCAGTGGGCAACCAGTTGTTGAAGAAGTCGGCTTTGTTGGTATTTCTCCTGACTACGCCATGACACCTGGATCAATTACTGAAGTGTTCCCCATGATGGGTGAAAATATTGCCGGTGTCACCAATATGATTTTGCACCTGCCGCAGCGCATGGTTGATGTAGCAAACGCCGCTTTCGGTCCTGAAGAACGGGACATCAATGGCCCCATCGGCATCGTGGGTGTTGGCCGTGTGGCTGGAGAAGTTGCGAGCACCAACATGGTAGATGACACTGCGAAGGGTGCCACGCTGATCGGTATTTTGGCGTCGTTGAATATTGCCTTGTTTGTCTTCAATATGGTTCCGCTGCTCCCTCTTGATGGCGGCCACATTGCTGGTGCTTTGTATGAAGCAGCACGTCGCAAGATTGCTCAGATACGCAAGCGTCCAGATCCTGGACCCTTCGATACAGCAAAGCTCATGCCCTTGACATTGCTGGTCGTTATCTTGCTGGCATCTATGAGTGCACTCCTGCTTTATGCAGATATCTTCAAGCCGGTGAGCATTTTTGGCTAA
- the ispG gene encoding flavodoxin-dependent (E)-4-hydroxy-3-methylbut-2-enyl-diphosphate synthase — protein MPAVNLGMPKTPEVLSPRRKTRQIKVGKVLVGGDAPISVQSMCTTPTTNINATLQQIAELTASGCDIVRVAVPSRDDAEALPIIAKKSQIPVIADIHFQPNYVYAAIDAGCAAVRVNPGNIRKFDDQVGEIARRAKEAGVSIRIGVNAGSLDPRLLEKYGKATPEALVESAVWEASLFEEHDFHDFKISVKHNDPVVMVKAYRQLAERGDWPLHLGVTEAGPAFQGTIKSATAFGILLGEGIGDTIRVSLSAPPAEEVKVGLQILQSLNLRERKLEIVSCPSCGRAQVDVYKLANDVTAGLEGMTVPLRVAVMGCVVNGPGEARDADLGVASGNGKGQIFVKGEVVKTVPESEIVSTLIEEANRLAAEMPAGEIGSVEVITP, from the coding sequence GTGCCTGCTGTAAATCTTGGAATGCCGAAGACTCCTGAAGTTCTTTCGCCACGTCGTAAAACCCGTCAGATCAAAGTTGGAAAAGTCCTGGTCGGTGGAGATGCACCCATTAGCGTGCAGTCGATGTGCACTACCCCCACCACGAACATCAATGCCACTTTGCAGCAGATTGCAGAGCTGACTGCATCCGGCTGTGACATAGTTCGCGTGGCTGTGCCCAGTCGTGACGATGCTGAGGCCCTGCCTATCATCGCCAAGAAGAGCCAGATTCCTGTTATCGCGGATATTCATTTCCAGCCCAACTATGTTTACGCAGCAATCGACGCAGGCTGCGCAGCAGTTCGTGTGAACCCTGGAAACATTCGTAAATTCGATGACCAGGTGGGTGAAATTGCACGCCGTGCCAAAGAAGCCGGCGTGAGCATTCGTATTGGCGTCAACGCGGGCTCTCTTGACCCCCGTCTGCTCGAGAAATATGGCAAAGCCACCCCAGAAGCTCTTGTTGAAAGCGCTGTGTGGGAGGCAAGCCTCTTTGAAGAACATGACTTCCATGACTTCAAAATCTCCGTCAAGCACAACGACCCCGTTGTGATGGTGAAGGCGTATCGCCAGCTCGCTGAACGCGGGGATTGGCCACTGCACCTAGGTGTTACCGAGGCTGGCCCTGCCTTCCAGGGAACCATCAAGTCCGCCACCGCCTTCGGAATTCTCCTGGGTGAGGGAATCGGTGACACCATCCGTGTTTCCCTTTCTGCCCCACCTGCCGAAGAGGTCAAGGTTGGTCTGCAGATTTTGCAGTCCCTGAATCTGCGTGAGCGCAAACTCGAGATTGTTTCGTGCCCCAGTTGTGGACGTGCACAGGTTGACGTGTACAAGCTCGCCAATGACGTCACTGCTGGTCTGGAGGGCATGACAGTTCCACTGCGTGTGGCAGTTATGGGCTGTGTTGTCAACGGACCAGGTGAAGCGCGTGACGCTGACCTTGGTGTTGCATCTGGTAACGGTAAAGGACAGATTTTCGTCAAGGGTGAAGTTGTGAAAACTGTTCCTGAGAGTGAAATTGTTTCCACGCTGATTGAAGAAGCCAACCGCCTTGCTGCAGAAATGCCTGCGGGAGAAATCGGTTCTGTCGAAGTCATTACTCCCTAA